A single genomic interval of Fundulus heteroclitus isolate FHET01 unplaced genomic scaffold, MU-UCD_Fhet_4.1 scaffold_345, whole genome shotgun sequence harbors:
- the LOC118559741 gene encoding ras and Rab interactor 2-like, translating to MQEVDSTQAGSQRTFSVLDRLLLTHPVWLQLSLNQDSALYILLREPVGTFLVRKCSSSQRKVLCLRVAADRSASSVKECFICEEDSTFALESSALSFPDLCRLVAFYCISRDVLPFPLQLPEAIASATTHRQLEAISHMGQEFWSSPSAVDIQNGPLGPVASTSSPHAQMGGAQDRWSLMTRGKQGKVCFINPLFLQLEVWKQPQHTNHSASNKRHRFKRSMRLRLSESSMNLSLEGIGSYSPPPSVEQPGGSEGLHKASPNPQRRVHAGAGVLRRTPAVSPGSAEEDDMMAIYVPQASAAADETPKFQQEAGIEGTVLGLERRPAPSLAELDSCSSFSSMEDENDSDSEPESMAQAQTNAFHRPPLVRSRGRGGLHRMSEAFVCFFAPDKRLTRLVEELARDRRSVFGGTVQDFLQEQRKVLKALSSSSSSSATGATSVQLLQGLRLFLSQAKCCLLDSRELEPPIETLVPENEK from the exons ATGCAGGAGGTGGACAGCACCCAGGCAGGCTCACAGCGGACCTTCAGTGTCCTGGATCGCCTGCTGCTCACTCACCCTGTGTGGCTGCAGCTGTCACTCAACCAGGACTCCGCCCTGTACATCCTGCTCAGAGAGCCTGTTGGG ACTTTTCTGGTGCGCAAGTGCAGCTCCAGCCAGAGGAAGGTGCTGTGCTTGAGAGTGGCAGCCGACAGGAGTGCCTCCTCTGTTAAGGAGTGCTTCATTTGTGAGGAGGACTCCA CATTCGCCTTGGAGAGCTCAGCACTCAGCTTCCCGGACTTGTGTCGTCTGGTGGCCTTCTACTGTATCAGCAG AGACGTCTTGCCGTTTCCTCTTCAGCTACCAGAGGCCATTGCCAGTGCCACGACACACCGACAACTGGAAGCCATCTCGCACATGGGACAGG AGTTCTGGAGCTCACCGAGTGCTGTAGACATCCAAAACGGGCCCCTCGGGCCTGTTGCATCAACCAGCAGCCCCCATGCCCAAATGGGGGGGGCTCAGGACCGATGGTCTCTGATGACTCGAGGCAAGCAAGGCAAGGTCTGCTTCATCAACCCGCTCTTCCTTCAGCTGGAGGTTTGGAAG CAGCCACAACACACCAACCACAGCGCCTCCAATAAACGGCACCGCTTCAAGCGCAGCATGCGTCTCCGGCTCTCAGAGTCCTCCATGAATTTGTCCCTGGAAGGCATTGGCTCCTACTCACCTCCGCCGTCGGTGGAGCAACCCGGCGGGTCGGAGGGGCTGCACAAGGCTAGCCCTAATCCCCAGAGAAGAGTTCACGCGGGGGCCGGCGTCCTGAGGAGAACTCCCGCAGTCTCGCCCGGGTCAGCAGAGGAAGACGACATGATGGCCATTTATGTGCCACAG GCATCTGCTGCTGCCGATGAGACACCCAAGTTCCAGCAGGAGGCGGGAATCGAAGGGACAGTTCTGGGCCTGGAGCGCCGGCCGGCTCCGTCCTTGGCTGAGCTCGacagctgcagctccttcagcagcatggaggacGAAAACGACTCCGATTCAGAACCAGAAAGCATGGCCCAAGCCCAAACAAACGCCTTCCACCGCCCGCCACTGGTCCGCTCGCGAGGCCGCGGAGGGCTACATCGCATGAGCGAGGCGTTTGTGTGTTTCTTCGCGCCCGACAAGCGTCTGACTCGACTGGTGGAGGAACTGGCCCGGGACAGACGCTCGGTCTTCGGGGGCACGGTTCAGGACTTCCTCCAGGAGCAGAGAAAGGTGCTGAAAGCGCTGAGCTCCTCTTCGTCGTCTTCGGCGACAGGTGCAACTTCGGTGCAGCTTCTGCAAGGCCTGCGCCTCTTCCTGTCACAGGCGAAGTGTTGCCTGCTGGACAGCAGAGAACTTGAGCCTCCCATTGAAACCCTGGTGCCCGAGAACGAGAAAG